The Pradoshia eiseniae genome window below encodes:
- a CDS encoding MFS transporter, which produces MLILMVNMFIAIGSFGLVIPILPDYLASIGEGGTAAGLMIAVFAGAQLVMSPIAGRWADQYGRRKMIIYGLIGLSLSALVFYLSNSIWILYFSRLLGGVGAAMLVPAIFAYIADITTLDQRAKGNSLISAAMSLGIVVGPGIGGYLAEIDLKLPLLVSAIVAFVAVIFSVILLKESRKPSDMEHMTGERESFFVSLASSVKKPYFVILLITLIMSLGLMAYESVLGLFVNDQYGASPKDIANMVTATGVVSVIAQLFIVDKIVNRFGESSVLILFIMVTALGYLISIFAGSYGAFFGITLIIFLGTSILRPVLNTLVSKMAGSEQGFAMGMNNAYMSIGNVLGPTIAGSLYDVNIIYPFVMGFAILLITLLLAYSWKRKGRFAVADS; this is translated from the coding sequence ATGCTGATCCTAATGGTTAATATGTTCATTGCCATTGGCAGCTTCGGGTTAGTGATTCCGATATTACCGGATTATTTGGCTTCAATCGGGGAGGGCGGTACCGCAGCAGGCCTTATGATTGCTGTGTTTGCAGGCGCCCAGCTCGTTATGTCTCCCATTGCAGGACGATGGGCAGACCAATATGGAAGGCGAAAGATGATTATATACGGGCTAATTGGCCTATCACTTTCAGCCCTCGTATTCTATCTATCTAATTCGATTTGGATTCTCTATTTTTCAAGGCTATTAGGCGGGGTAGGAGCAGCCATGCTGGTGCCAGCCATTTTTGCTTATATTGCTGATATCACAACGTTGGACCAGCGCGCCAAAGGAAACAGCCTTATATCTGCCGCTATGTCACTCGGAATCGTTGTCGGACCAGGAATTGGGGGATACTTAGCGGAGATTGATCTAAAATTGCCGCTTTTGGTATCTGCTATTGTCGCCTTTGTGGCGGTGATTTTCTCTGTCATATTGTTAAAAGAGAGCAGGAAGCCCTCTGATATGGAGCATATGACGGGTGAAAGAGAATCCTTCTTTGTGAGCCTCGCAAGCTCCGTGAAGAAACCATACTTCGTCATCCTCCTAATCACGCTGATTATGAGCCTCGGCTTAATGGCCTACGAATCTGTATTAGGATTATTCGTCAATGACCAATATGGGGCAAGTCCAAAGGATATAGCGAATATGGTGACAGCTACAGGAGTAGTCAGTGTTATCGCCCAGTTGTTTATTGTTGATAAGATTGTCAATCGGTTTGGGGAAAGCTCAGTCTTAATCCTGTTCATCATGGTGACGGCTCTTGGTTATTTAATCTCCATCTTTGCGGGAAGCTATGGGGCGTTTTTCGGGATCACATTAATTATTTTCCTCGGAACGAGTATCTTGAGACCGGTTTTGAATACATTGGTATCCAAGATGGCTGGGTCTGAACAAGGATTTGCCATGGGGATGAATAATGCCTATATGAGCATCGGAAATGTGCTTGGACCGACTATTGCTGGTTCCTTGTATGATGTCAATATCATTTATCCATTTGTCATGGGATTCGCTATCCTCCTGATTACATTATTGCTGGCGTATAGCTGGAAAAGAAAAGGAAGGTTTGCGGTAGCGGATA